A genomic stretch from Hemicordylus capensis ecotype Gifberg chromosome 1, rHemCap1.1.pri, whole genome shotgun sequence includes:
- the BICRAL gene encoding BRD4-interacting chromatin-remodeling complex-associated protein-like, protein MDDDDDESCLFDLIGDPQALNYFLHGAGSKSNNEDLTNAGYSAANSNSIFANTSSSDPKSSIKGVGSQLGEGPSDGLQLPSNLQFLDDELESSSLPDLSEDQPFDILQKSLQEANITEQTLAEEAYLDANIGSNQQFAQAQLHPSSSASFTQASNVSNYSGQTLQPIGVTQVVQQPVGASFASNTVGVQHGFMQHVGISVPSQHLSSSSQIGGSGQIQLIGSFSNQPSMMTINNLEGSHIILKGSGQQAPANMSGGLLVHRQTPNGNSLFGNSNSSPVAQPVTVPFNSTNFQTSLPVHNIIIQRGLAPNSNKVPINIQPKPIQMGQQTYNVNSLGIQQHHVQQGIPFASTNSPQNSVVGQHMSVNIVSQQNTRKSVGPQAVNNAGGSIVIHSPMGQPHAPQNQFLIPTSLSVNPNSVHHVQTINGQLLQNQPSQLVSNQVSTEHVMLNRNSTNMLRANQSYSGQMLNNQNAAVQLVSGQTFAAPGSQVIVNHGTSQIVSGQVPLQQAPSAVLHLSPSQGNISQGRTGFTTMSPGQSTGSNMSSSNRFTVVSSSATVHPSIGPSVQSIASGGNFAGDQLTQQNRTQLSVSVSHRLPVSSSKSANTFSHTSVTQPQFSFGQAQKKVTNLVSSVSSSKSQDSLRQPQLTSLLGQDTGNKIMQQSIGTVLPHQEKAVGSSPAQQNVQMDGHTIGQKRPAAKQLTKGAFILQQLQKDQAHAVTPDKSQFKSLNDAVQRLVSYHVCQGSLPTEEDLRKVDNEFESVATQLLKRTQAMLNKYRCLLLEDAMRINPSAEMVMIDRMFNQEERQSLSRDKRLAIVDPDGFLADFCCSSTQPDKVADETQHNESDHHQSSRSLTSPNQIANRDRSTSSTAESLNHNKLHVVPNNIVSLQQGSISVKKSEILTKALKFEKASCSPESQHAAASEQKMTGKDVDKSNENSLSSEDVLSKTLSNIDHGTHNKTCRNTVDSQSEACNHSLQDKTPQSSPKNEDLHPDNFKGSGEAPKDLLLNKSLETTFKNILELKKTGRQPQSEAAGSGSLELEYPNFSLIASQENCLEKFIPDHSEGVVETDSLLEAAVNSILEC, encoded by the exons AtggatgatgatgacgatgaatCCTGTCTCTTTGATCTTATTGg AGACCCACAGGCACTGAATTATTTTCTGCATGGAGCAGGCAGTAAATCT AACAATGAAGACTTGACTAATGCAGGATACTCTGCAGCCAACTCAAATTCCATTTTCGCCAATACCAGT AGCTCTGATCCTAAGTCATCAATAAAAGGTGTGGGTAGTCAGCTTGGAGAGGGGCCTAGTGATGGATTACAGTTGCCAAGTAACCTTCAATTTCTTGATGATGAACTTGAATCTTCTTCATTGCCTGATCTCAGTGAAGATCAGCCTTTTGATATCCTCCAGAAATCTCTGCAGGAAGCTAATATTACTGAACAGACTTTGGCGGAAGAGGCATATCTGGATGCCAACATAGGATCCAACCAACAGTTTGCACAAGCTCAGCTTCATCCTTCCTCATCAGCATCTTTTACTCAGGCTTCTAATGTTTCTAATTACTCAGGTCAAACGCTGCAACCTATAGGAGTTACTCAAGTGGTACAGCAACCAGTTGGAGCATCTTTTGCAAGCAATACAGTTGGTGTGCAACATGGCTTTATGCAACATGTGGGGATCAGTGTCCCCAGCCAGCATTTGTCAAGCAGTAGTCAGATTGGTGGTTCTGGACAGATACAGTTAATTGGCTCATTTAGTAATCAACCTTCCATGATGACTATCAATAATCTTGAAGGATCTCATATTATATTGAAAGGTAGCGGACAGCAAGCCCCTGCAAATATGAGTGGTGGACTCTTGGTTCATAGACAAACTCCTAATGGTAACTCATTGTTTGGCAATTCAAATTCAAGTCCAGTAGCACAACCTGTAACTGTTCCATTTAATAGTACAAATTTTCAAACATCTTTGCCTGTGCATAACATCATTATACAGAGGGGGCTTGCTCCAAACTCTAACAAAGTTCCCATCAATATCCAACCAAAGCCTATTCAGATGGGCCAGCAAACGTACAATGTGAATAGCCTGGGAATACAGCAGCATCATGTACAGCAAGGGATTCCTTTTGCTTCAACAAATTCACCTCAGAATTCAGTAGTTGGTCAACATATGTCTGTTAATATTGTTAGTCAACAAAATACAAGAAAATCAGTTGGTCCTCAAGCAGTAAATAATGCTGGTGGTAGTATTGTTATCCATTCTCCTATGGGACAGCCTCATGCACCTCAAAATCAGTTTCTTATACCCACAAGTCTGTCAGTAAATCCTAATTCAGTTCATCATGTCCAGACCATAAATGGACAGCTTCTCCAGAATCAGCCCTCACAGCTTGTTTCTAACCAAGTATCCACTgaacatgttatgctgaatagGAACTCTACAAACATGCTTAGAGCTAACCAGTCATATTCAGGACAGATGCTGAATAATCAGAATGCTGCTGTACAGTTAGTTTCTGGTCAAACATTTGCAGCTCCTGGAAGCCAAGTTATAGTAAACCATGGGACTTCCCAAATTGTTAGTGGCCAGGTTCCTCTACAACAGGCACCTTCTGCTGTGTTGCATTTATCCCCTAGCCAAGGAAACATTTCCCAAGGTAGAACGGGCTTTACCACAATGTCTCCTGGACAGTCAACAGGTTCAAATATGTCATCAAGCAATCGGTTTACCGTTGTGAGTTCTTCTGCAACAGTACATCCCAGCATTGGTCCATCAGTCCAGTCGATTGCTTCAGGAGGAAATTTTGCTGGAGATCAACTTACACAGCAGAACAGAACACAATTATCAGTCAGTGTATCTCATCGTCTTCCAGTTTCTTCTTCCAAGTCTGCCAACACTTTTAGTCACACATCAGTAACTCAACCGCAGTTTTCCTTTGGCCAG GCTCAAAAAAAAGTTACAAACTTGGTGTCTTCAGTTTCATCATCAAAATCACAGGATAGCCTGAGACAACCTCAGTTGACAAGTCTTCTAG GACAAGATACTGGAAACAAAATCATGCAACAGTCTATAGGAACAGTGCTGCCACACCAGGAAAAAGCTGTAGGATCATCTCCTGCCCAACAGAATGTGCAG ATGGATGGTCACACAATAGGACAAAAGAGGCCTGCTGCTAAACAGCTAACAAAAGGAGCCTT TATTCTACAGCAGTTACAGAAGGACCAGGCACATGCTGTGACTCCTGATAAAAGTCAGTTCAAATCTTTAAATGATGCAGTTCAGAGACTCGTCTCATATCATGTCTGCCAGGGATCACTGCCAACAGAAGAGGATTTAAGGAAAG TGGACAATGAATTTGAGTCTGTAGCTACACAGCTTCTGAAAAGAACACAggctatgttaaataaatacagatgTTTACTCCTGGAAGATGCAATG aggATTAATCCTTCTGCAGAAATGGTAATGATTGACAGGATGTTTAACCAGGAAGAAAGACAATCTTTGTCCCGGGATAAACGTCTTGCAATAGTAGATCCTG ATGGTTTCTTGGCAGACTTTTGTTGTTCCTCCACACAACCTGACAAGGTTGCGGACGAAACACAACACAACGAAAGTGACCACCATCAGTCTAGCAGATCTTTGACTTCTCCGAACCAGATTGCTAATAGAGACAGGTCAACTTCGAGCACAGCAGAGTCCCTGAATCACAATAAACTTCATGTAGTGCCTAACAATATTGTGAGTCTACAACAAGGAAGCATTTCTGTTAAAAAATCAGAAATCCTCACAAAAGCTTTAAAATTTGAGAAAGCAAGctgctctcctgaaagccaacatgCTGCTGCTTCCGAACAAAAAATGACTGGTAAAGATGTTGACAAGTCTAATGAAAACTCGTTAAGTTCTGAAGATGTTTTGTCAAAAACCTTATCAAACATAGATCATGGTACGCATAATAAAACTTGTCGGAATACAGTTGACTCTCAGTCAGAAGCATGTAATCATTCCCTCCAAGACAAAACTCCTCAGAGTTCTCCAAAGAATGAGGATTTGCATCCAGACAACTTCAAAGGCTCTGGGGAAGCCCCAAAGGATTTGCTGCTCAATAAGAGTTTAGAGACTACATTCAAAAACATATTGGAACTGAAAAAGACTGGGAGACAGCCACAGAGTGAAGCAGCAGGCAGTGGCTCTTTAGAATTAGAATATCCGAACTTTTCACTGATTGCTTCACAAGAAAACTGCCTGGAGAAATTTATTCCAGACCACAGTGAAGGTGTTGTAGAGACTGACTCTCTATTAGAAGCCGCTGTAAATAGTATCTTAGAATGTTAA